One genomic region from Equus quagga isolate Etosha38 unplaced genomic scaffold, UCLA_HA_Equagga_1.0 82403_RagTag, whole genome shotgun sequence encodes:
- the LOC124234504 gene encoding olfactory receptor 12D2-like has protein sequence MLNQTSVTEFLLLGITDIQVLQPFFFVVFLAVYFVNVAGNGAILMVVISDPRLHSPMYFFLGNLSCLDICYSTVTLPKMLQNFLSTHKAISFSECISQLHFFHFLGSTEAMLLGVMAFDRFVAICKPLRYPLIMNHQLCTQMAITIWTIGFFHALLHSIMTSRLNFCGSNHIHHFFCDVKPLLELACGNIELNQWLLNTVTATLGMGPFFLTLLSYFYIIIYLFFKTHSCSLLHKALSTCASHFMVVILFYAPVVFTYIRPASRSSMDQDRVIAIMYSVVTPVLNPLIYTLRNKEVKGALRRGIRMRL, from the coding sequence ATGCTGAACCAGACCTCAGTCACTGAATTTCTGCTCCTGGGAataacagacatccaagtactgCAGCCTTTTTTCTTCGTGGTTTTCCTGGCAGTTTATTTTGTCAATGTGGCTGGGAATGGAGCCATCCTGATGGTTGTCATCTCTGATCCAAGACTCCATTCCcctatgtatttcttcttgggaAATCTATCATGTCTAGATATCTGCTACTCCACAGTGACACTGCCAAAGATGTTGCAGAACTTCCTCTCTACACACAAAGCAATTTCTTTCTCGGAATGCATCAGCCAGCTTCACTTCTTCCACTTTCTGGGCAGCACCGAGGCCATGTTGTTGGGTGTAATGGCCTTTGACCGCTTTGTGGCTATCTGTAAACCACTtcgttaccctcttatcatgaaTCATCAGCTCTGTACCCAGATGGCTATCACTATCTGGACCATTGGTTTTTTCCATGCCCTGTTGCACTCCATAATGACCTCTCGCTTGAACTTTTGTGGTTCCAACCATATTCACCACTTCTTCTGTGATGTTAAGCCATTATTGGAATTGGCCTGTGGGAACATTGAGCTCAACCAGTGGTTGCTCAATACTGTCACAGCGACACTTGGCATGGGCCCATTCTTTCTAACACTTCTCTCCTATTTCTACATTATCATCTATCTTTTCTTCAAGACCCATTCTTGCAGCCTGCTTCACAAAGCACTGTCCACTTGTGCCTCCCACTTCATGGTAGTTATTCTTTTCTATGCTCCTGTTGTCTTTACCTATATTCGTCCTGCTTCAAGGAGCTCCATGGACCAGGACCGGGTCATTGCCATCATGTACAGTGTCGTCACTCCGGTACTAAACCCACTGATCTATACCTTGAGGAACAAGGAAGTAAAGGGGGCCTTGAGGAGAGGGATCAGAATGAGGCTCTAA